One genomic window of Panicum hallii strain FIL2 chromosome 6, PHallii_v3.1, whole genome shotgun sequence includes the following:
- the LOC112897984 gene encoding E3 ubiquitin-protein ligase CHIP produces the protein MAPAPADGGAESQRQADRLKQEGNALFRKERLSAAIDAYTGAITLCPNVAVYWTNRALCYKKRSEWAKVEEDCRRAIQLDSQSVKGHYMLGLALVNSQRLSEGIKALEKSLELGRGAHPASYMVEEIWQELSKAKYIEWEGLSRERASQLQKLKVACKEALRNYNSLSNSAADAPEEQINELEEVFKKAARTDTPAEVPDHLCCKITLDIFRDPVITPSGVTYERAVLLDHLQTVGKFDPLTREALEPHQLVPNLAIKEAVHAFLSEHGWAYKIR, from the exons atggcgccggcgccggcggacgGCGGGGCGGAGTCGCAGCGGCAGGCGGACAGGCTCAAGCAGGAGGGCAACGCCTTGTTCAGGAAGGAACGCCTCAGCGCCGCCATCGACGCCTACACAGGG GCCATCACCCTCTGCCCAAATGTTGCAGTATATTGGACCAACCGAGCACTTTGCTATAAGAAGCGGAG TGAGTGGGCTAAGGTTGAGGAAGATTGTAGAAGGGCTATCCAGCTTGACAGCCAATCTGTTAAG GGACATTACATGCTTGGCCTAGCACTTGTCAACAGCCAAAGATTATCTGAAGGAATCAAAGCACTGGAGAAG TCCTTGGAGCTTGGAAGGGGTGCACATCCTGCAAGCTACATGGTTGAGGAGATCTGGCAAGAGCTTTCTAAAGCAAAGTACATCGAATGGGAAGGCTTATCAAGAGAGCGAGCCTCTCAATTGCAGAAGCTGAA GGTAGCATGTAAAGAAGCTCTTAGGAATTACAACAGCCTTAGTAATTCCGCTGCTGATGCACCTGAAGAACAGATAAATGAGCTTGAGGAAGTTTTCAAGAAAGCTGCAAGGACTGATACTCCAGCAGAA GTTCCCGACCATCTCTGTTGCAAAATTACACTTGATATCTTCAGAGATCCAGTAATCACCCCAAGTGGAGTTACTTATGAGAGGGCCGTACTTCTTGACCATCTTCAAACG GTGGGGAAGTTCGACCCCTTGACCCGCGAGGCGCTTGAACCACACCAACTAGTTCCAAATCTTGCCATCAAGGAAGCTGTACATGCATTTTTGAGCGAACATGGTTGGGCTTATAAGATAAGATGA